From Planococcus halocryophilus, the proteins below share one genomic window:
- a CDS encoding TRAP transporter permease, producing MSDKLPPEEHAQQKLPPEDESYISEEKQKEILQKYDPESNTRDLSGMIKHVVFFGLLAFSLFQLYTAIFGQYTAYIQRSIHLGFALSLIFLLFPARKRKGARHKVAWYDYILALLSVGVASYWPIMYDDLVFRLGRVTELDLIVGILAVLLTLEATRRAVGMPITVISGLFLTYAFFGPYFPGFLRHRGQDLESLVQLMFYTTDGVLGTPIGVSATFIFTFLLFGSFLVKTGVGQYFNDLAVSLAGNLVGGPAKVAIFSSALQGTISGSSVANVVTSGSYTIPMMKKLGYKKEFAGGVEAAASTGGQLMPPIMGAAAFLMVEFIGGVTYWEIAKAATIPALLYFTGVWIMTHFEAKRIGLKGLSPEEMPDRKEVLKKIYLLTPILAIIVFLLIGVPTMQAALYGILLTIFVSAFNKETRLNFKDMILALVDGARTALAVAAATAAAGIIVGVVVKTGLGLSLANGLVSASGGNVLLTLFFTMLAAIVLGMGSPTTANYVITSTIAAPAIITLLMLDEPVGAAVPLVVALSAHLFVFYFGIIADITPPVALAAFAASGISGGEPIRTGFIAAKLAAAAFIIPYMFVLSPSLLMIDTTWPELIWVLITALSGMVAIGAGLIGYWYRKLNWFERIITFATGLALIYPEGMTDIIGAVLFVILFGIQWMARDKKPSKTAQA from the coding sequence CCTCCAGAAGAGCATGCGCAGCAAAAACTTCCGCCAGAGGACGAGTCTTACATCTCAGAAGAAAAACAAAAGGAAATTTTACAGAAATACGATCCTGAATCCAATACGCGGGATTTAAGTGGAATGATTAAACATGTGGTCTTTTTTGGATTATTAGCTTTTTCCTTGTTCCAGCTCTATACAGCCATCTTTGGACAGTATACCGCTTATATTCAGCGGTCGATTCACTTAGGGTTTGCCTTATCCTTAATTTTCCTATTATTCCCAGCTAGAAAGCGTAAAGGAGCTCGTCATAAGGTTGCTTGGTATGATTATATCTTGGCGCTACTATCAGTTGGTGTAGCTTCTTATTGGCCAATCATGTATGACGATTTAGTATTCCGTCTTGGACGTGTTACTGAATTAGATTTGATTGTCGGTATTTTAGCGGTCCTTCTAACATTAGAAGCGACAAGGCGAGCAGTCGGCATGCCGATTACTGTGATTTCCGGTTTGTTTTTAACTTATGCCTTTTTCGGACCATACTTTCCAGGTTTCTTGCGTCACAGAGGCCAGGATTTAGAATCACTTGTTCAATTGATGTTCTACACGACAGATGGGGTACTCGGAACACCAATCGGCGTATCGGCTACCTTTATATTCACCTTCTTGTTGTTTGGCTCGTTTTTGGTCAAAACAGGAGTAGGACAGTATTTCAATGATTTGGCCGTATCATTAGCCGGGAATTTAGTTGGTGGACCAGCAAAAGTAGCAATTTTCTCTAGTGCTTTGCAAGGGACGATTTCTGGGAGCTCGGTTGCTAACGTTGTAACTTCAGGTTCTTATACAATTCCGATGATGAAAAAGTTGGGTTATAAGAAAGAGTTTGCCGGAGGGGTAGAAGCAGCAGCCTCTACAGGAGGACAATTAATGCCACCAATCATGGGAGCAGCAGCCTTCTTGATGGTAGAATTTATCGGAGGCGTGACTTACTGGGAAATTGCCAAAGCGGCAACGATACCAGCGCTCTTGTATTTTACAGGTGTTTGGATTATGACTCATTTCGAAGCGAAGCGCATTGGCTTGAAAGGGCTTTCGCCAGAAGAAATGCCAGATCGTAAAGAAGTATTGAAGAAAATCTACTTACTGACGCCAATTCTTGCGATCATCGTCTTTTTATTGATCGGTGTGCCAACAATGCAAGCAGCACTTTACGGGATTTTACTCACGATATTTGTAAGTGCTTTTAATAAAGAAACGCGCTTGAACTTTAAAGATATGATTTTAGCTTTAGTTGATGGTGCAAGAACAGCGTTAGCAGTCGCGGCAGCAACTGCAGCAGCCGGGATTATTGTAGGTGTGGTCGTGAAGACTGGACTTGGTTTAAGTTTGGCAAACGGATTGGTTTCCGCATCAGGCGGAAATGTCTTGTTAACCTTATTCTTCACGATGTTAGCAGCGATTGTCCTAGGTATGGGATCGCCAACAACGGCCAACTACGTTATTACGTCTACAATCGCAGCACCTGCTATTATTACGCTGTTAATGTTAGATGAGCCAGTTGGCGCAGCAGTGCCACTTGTGGTCGCATTATCTGCCCATTTATTTGTTTTCTATTTTGGTATTATTGCCGACATCACACCACCTGTTGCACTTGCAGCATTTGCCGCATCAGGTATTTCAGGCGGAGAGCCGATACGGACTGGATTTATTGCAGCCAAACTAGCTGCAGCAGCCTTTATCATTCCGTATATGTTCGTTCTATCTCCATCGTTATTAATGATTGATACGACTTGGCCAGAATTAATCTGGGTATTGATTACAGCATTATCCGGTATGGTTGCAATTGGTGCAGGATTAATCGGTTATTGGTATCGTAAGCTTAACTGGTTCGAGCGTATTATCACATTTGCAACTGGACTTGCGTTAATTTATCCAGAAGGCATGACAGATATTATTGGAGCCGTGTTATTTGTTATCTTGTTTGGTATCCAATGGATGGCACGCGATAAAAAACCTAGTAAAACAGCACAAGCATAA